One window of Vanessa atalanta chromosome 9, ilVanAtal1.2, whole genome shotgun sequence genomic DNA carries:
- the LOC125066292 gene encoding ATPase family protein 2 homolog translates to MPPKQAKKTLWVECERCHCNILTNDKNIHIELNCAKDQVKCPFVEEETLFTWLERSSTPPENVPKDTVFIHPSAGTLIGAVIGKPLELKRDGAPTLVKRMWPSKASAPAAVILPAADLTGAWCSDSKKVIVSVLKQTVPQASCVSIRIKNHKIDTDISDILKERFNNHYVSVGTILVYYYFGKKLQIEFVNIKSVSEDTNTTWYLLNDNTAWNIEQNNVQNVKKKPPILGGVDDIIDEIKTLIGISFNPTKFTASFQATRGLLLYGHSGIGKTAICKYLIDNLNCHHIEINGPTIFSKYFGETEATMKDLFAKAVSNEPCIIMVDEIETICPRRSSGSTEQERRVTSAFVSLLDNLHQETSKVFILATTRKPESIDPMLRRFGRLDKEIEVPIPDKIRRKEILYALLKNLPNKIPSNDVAAISDLAHGYVAADLVNLCTQASMKCIKRSADILEKEDLVSALTIVRPSAMRELLIEVPNVRWTDIGGQDDLKLKLRQAVEWPLKHADSFLRLGIRPPSGVLLYGPPGCSKTMIAKALATESGLNFLSIKGPELFSKWLGESERAVRDLFTKARQVAPSVIFFDEMDAIGGERGDKEGVHERVLAQLLTELDGVVPLNSVTILAATNRPDRMDRALLRPGRLDRLIYVPLPDFETRLQIIELKLLKMSTSDDVNPHNLATRTAGFSGAELQALCHEAALLALEKDLACPEVAMEHFEHVLKHFRPRTSSSLLKIYEEFSLGQRF, encoded by the exons atgccaCCTAAACAAGCGAAAAAAACATTATGGGTTGAGTGCGAAAGGTGTCACTGCAATATTTTgactaatgataaaaatattcacatagAGTTAAATTGCGCCAAAGATCAAGTTAAATGTCCGTTTGTCGAAGAAGAAACATTGTTTACTTGGCTAGAAAGATCTAGTACTCCTCCAGAGAATGTTCCCAAAGATACTGTTTTTATACATCCCTCAGCTGGGACTCTGATAGGGGCAGTTATTGGTAAACCTTTGGAATTGAAAAGAGATGGTGCCCCCACTCTTGTAAAGAGAATGTGGCCCTCGAAAGCTTCTGCGCCCGCTGCTGTTATATTACCTGCTGCAG ATCTCACTGGAGCATGGTGTAGCGACAGCAAAAAAGTTATAGTATCAGTTCTTAAACAAACTGTCCCACAAGCCTCATGTGtttcaataagaataaaaaaccataaaataGATACAGACATAAGTGACATATTAAAAGAAAGATTTAACAATCATTATGTTAGTGTAGGCACAATattagtgtattattattttggtaaaaagttacaaattgaatttgtaaatattaaatcagtAAGCGAAGATACAAATACCACATGGTATCTATTGAATGATAATACTGCTTGGAACATAGAGCAGAATAATgttcaaaatgtaaaaaagaaacCTCCCATCTTAGGGGGTGTGGATGAcattattgatgaaataaaaacccTCATTGGAATTTCTTTTAATCCCACTAAATTTACAGCCAGTTTCCAAGCAACCAGAGGTCTTTTACTCTATGGTCACTCTGGAATTGGAAAAACAGCTATATGTAAATATCTAATAGACAATCTGAATTGCCACCACATTGAAATAAACGGGCCGACaatatttagcaaatatttCGGTGAAACAGAAGCAACAATGAAAGATTTGTTTGCAAAAGCTGTGAGTAATGAACCATGCATTATTATGGTCGATGAGATTGAAACTATTTGTCCCAGACGTTCTTCGGGTAGCACAGAACAAGAGAGACGCGTCACATCAGCCTTTGTTTCCTTACTAGATAACTTACACCAGGAGACCAGCAAAGTATTCATATTAGCAACCACGAGAAAGCCGGAATCTATAGATCCTATGCTACGAAGGTTTGGTAGGTTGGATAAAGAAATAGAAGTACCGATTCCTGATAAAATAAGGCGAAAGGAAATTTTATATGCATTGCTCAAAAACCTCCCTAATAAGATTCCCTCAAATGACGTAGCCGCAATATCTGATTTGGCTCATGGCTACGTGGCTGCTGATTTAGTTAATTTGTGTACACAGGCTTCGATGAAATGTATTAAGAGATCTGCCGATATTTTAGAGAAAGAAGACTTAGTAAGCGCCTTAACCATTGTAAGACCTAGTGCAATGAGAGAATTGCTAATAGAAGTCCCAAACGTGAGGTGGACGGATATCGGAGGACAAGACGATTTGAAGTTGAAATTGCGCCAAGCAGTGGAATGGCCATTGAAACATGCAGACAGTTTTCTAAGGTTAGGTATTCGGCCACCGTCGGGCGTTTTGTTATATGGACCCCCCGGGTGTTCCAAGACTATGATAGCGAAAGCATTGGCGACAGAAAGCGGACTGAACTTCTTGTCTATTAAAGGACCCGAATTGTTTTCAAAATGGCTAGGGGAGTCCGAACGCGCAGTGAGAGATCTGTTTACGAAAGCACGTCAAGTCGCGCCTTCGGTTATATTCTTTGACGAAATGGATGCCATCGGTGGGGAAAGGGGAGATAAGGAGGGTGTACACGAAAGGGTTTTGGCTCAACTTTTAACGGAATTAGATGGCGTGGTACCCCTAAACTCGGTCACTATTTTAGCAGCTACTAATCGACCCGACAGAATGGATCGGGCGTTACTTCGTCCTGGACGTTTGGATAGATTGATATATGTTCCATTACCGGATTTCGAAACTAGACTtcaaataatagaattaaagcTATTGAAAATGAGTACAAGTGACGATGTTAATCCTCATAACTTAGCAACACGGACGGCTGGATTTTCAGGGGCTGAACTGCAAGCGTTATGTCACGAAGCAGCTCTTCTAGCTTTGGAAAAAGATCTGGCTTGCCCAGAAGTGGCAATGGAACATTTCGAACATGTCTTAAAGCACTTCAGGCCAAGAACGTCTTCttcgttattaaaaatttacgaaGAATTTTCTTTAGGCCAAAGATTTTGA
- the LOC125066594 gene encoding gamma-secretase subunit Aph-1: MTLAEFFSCSLLAFGPPLVMFSLTIANDPIKIIIMIAAAFGWLVSFLLSSLIWYAVVPLRTYLAFGMVFAIIIQEAFRYGMYLLLRGTEAGLKVISENQETGNNKLEMAYVSGLGFGTMNGAFALVNVLADSVGPGSLGLHSGTEYFFVTSAAMTLCMTLLNTFWSVIFFSGLDNKNYLKILWVIGSHFLVSGLSLLNKKELYIVSILPSYVILIITALIAFRCAGGTKQGLIQSFTGRT, from the exons ATGACTCTTGCTGAGTTTTTTAGTTGTTCTTTATTAGCCTTCGGGCCTCCTCTCGTTATGTTTTCATTAACAATAGCCAATGATccgataaaaattattattatgatagcaGCGGCGTTCGGTTGGCTAGTTTCGTTTTTACTTTCATCCCTGATTTGGTACGCAGTTGTTCCACTACGAACTTATTTAGCGTTTGGGATGGTATTTGCGATAATAATACAA GAAGCTTTTCGATATGGAATGTATTTACTTCTGAGAGGAACAGAAGCCGGTTTGAAAGTTATATCTGAAAATCAGGAAACTGGGAATAATAAGTTAGAAATGGCTTATGTTTCTGGACTTGGCTTTGGAACAATGAATGGAGCTTTTGCTTTAGTCAATGTTCTCGCTGACTCT GTAGGTCCTGGTTCCCTTGGCCTTCACAGTGGCACGGAATATTTCTTTGTCACAAGTGCAGCGATGACACTTTGCATGACACTCCTGAACACATTTTGGAGTGTGATCTTCTTCAGTGGACTAGACAATAAGAACTATCTAAAGATATTATGGGTTATTGGTTCACATTTCCTTGTTTCTGGATTGAGTTTACTGAATAAGAAAGAGTTGTACATTGTTTCTATTCTACCTTCATATGTTATACTCATCATTACCGCCTTGATTGCGTTCAGATGTGCCGGAGGTACTAAACAAGGTTTAATTCAAAGCTTTACGGGCAGAacataa
- the LOC125066595 gene encoding intraflagellar transport protein 43 homolog: protein MNDPLNSNAPEPRKIGVWTEGPPVEARNYVMPKKSSESIDDIPTIPDLDDLQDILEKEISKPPVPDHQDTETVNTLAEVGVSGSVEGIDAALDVLKSFIPEAESDTADTVWTIDSLLTQLAEEEENTAS from the exons atgaatgaCCCTCTCAACTCGAATGCACCTGAACCCAGAAAAATTGGTGTTTGGACGGAAGGGCCGCCTGTTGAGGCCcg TAATTACGTTATGCCTAAGAAATCGTCCGAATCAATCGATGACATCCCGACTATACCGGATTTGGATGACCTGCAAGATATTCTAGAGAAAGAAATATCTAAACCGCCTGt ACCTGATCATCAAGACACTGAAACAGTTAACACACTAGCTGAGGTAGGTGTCAGTGGTTCTGTAGAGGGAATTGATGCAGCATTGGATGTGCTCAAGTCTTTTATTCCCGAGGCAGAGTCAGATACAGCTGATACAGTGTGGACAATAGATTCGTTGTTAACTCAACTTGCTGAAGAAGAAGAAAACACTGCCTCCTAA